In the Enterococcus saigonensis genome, one interval contains:
- the mnmE gene encoding tRNA uridine-5-carboxymethylaminomethyl(34) synthesis GTPase MnmE, producing the protein MANITQEFDTIAAISTPPGEGAISIVRLSGDDAVKIADEVYRNGSKCLENVDSHTIHYGHIFDPTTNQMVDEVMVSVMRAPKTFTREDVIEINCHGGIVVVNQILQLLLRQGARLAEPGEFTKRAFLNGRVDLSQAEAVMDLIRAKTDKAMNLALNQLDGNLSSLIRSLRQEILETLAQVEVNIDYPEYDDVEELTTRLLLEKANQVQGQITQLLLTAQQGKILREGLSTAIIGRPNVGKSSLLNHLLAEEKAIVTDVAGTTRDVIEEYVNVRGVPLKLVDTAGIRDTDDIVEKIGVQRSRKALQEADLILLVLNQSEALTQADIELLELTKDTKRIILLNKTDLPAKLDQEKLQDVAFKTPIFAVSVLQNEGLDQLEQAIAELFFAGQTGEKDASYISNTRHIALLEKANQALGDVITGIEAGMPVDLVQIDMTRCWDFLGEIVGDSVQDELITQLFSQFCLGK; encoded by the coding sequence ATGGCGAACATTACCCAGGAATTTGATACTATCGCAGCAATTTCTACGCCTCCGGGTGAAGGTGCAATTAGTATTGTGCGGTTGAGTGGCGATGATGCAGTGAAGATTGCAGATGAAGTTTATCGGAATGGTAGTAAATGTTTGGAAAACGTAGACAGTCATACCATTCACTATGGCCACATTTTTGATCCAACCACCAACCAGATGGTAGACGAAGTCATGGTTTCTGTGATGCGGGCACCAAAAACATTTACCAGAGAAGATGTGATTGAAATCAATTGTCATGGCGGTATTGTCGTGGTCAATCAAATTTTACAATTGTTGCTAAGACAAGGTGCACGTTTAGCAGAGCCAGGTGAATTTACCAAGCGAGCCTTTTTGAATGGTCGAGTGGATTTATCTCAAGCTGAGGCAGTGATGGATTTAATTCGAGCGAAAACTGATAAAGCGATGAATTTGGCGTTGAATCAACTAGATGGGAATTTATCCAGTTTAATTCGTTCTTTACGCCAAGAAATTTTGGAAACTTTGGCACAAGTAGAAGTTAACATCGATTATCCTGAATATGACGATGTAGAGGAGCTGACCACCCGCTTATTGCTGGAAAAAGCCAATCAGGTACAAGGACAAATCACACAATTACTTTTGACAGCCCAACAAGGGAAAATTTTGCGCGAAGGCTTAAGCACAGCAATTATCGGGCGGCCAAATGTCGGTAAATCTAGTCTTTTGAATCATTTGTTAGCAGAAGAAAAAGCGATTGTAACAGATGTGGCTGGAACTACTCGTGATGTTATTGAAGAATATGTCAATGTACGGGGAGTGCCGTTGAAGTTAGTGGATACCGCGGGAATACGCGATACAGATGATATTGTCGAAAAAATTGGGGTACAGCGCAGTCGCAAGGCCTTACAAGAAGCGGATTTGATTTTACTCGTATTAAATCAGAGTGAAGCCTTAACACAAGCTGACATCGAATTATTGGAATTGACGAAAGATACCAAACGGATTATCTTACTCAATAAAACCGATCTACCAGCTAAATTAGACCAAGAAAAATTACAAGACGTAGCTTTTAAAACACCAATCTTTGCTGTTTCTGTTTTGCAAAATGAAGGTTTGGATCAATTGGAACAAGCGATTGCTGAATTATTCTTTGCCGGACAAACAGGTGAAAAAGATGCTTCTTACATTTCTAACACCCGTCACATCGCCTTATTAGAAAAAGCCAACCAAGCATTAGGGGATGTTATAACGGGGATTGAAGCTGGTATGCCAGTTGATTTGGTTCAAATTGATATGACCCGTTGTTGGGATTTCTTAGGTGAAATTGTCGGCGATAGTGTACAGGATGAACTAATTACGCAACTATTCAGCCAATTTTGTTTAGGAAAATAA
- a CDS encoding heavy metal-binding domain-containing protein, with product MAFNQQKEDDMRINEVIISTGNVNRSYAVRDVIFVAEKFETDLFDENIDPNESLQDIIMMLKKKAFSYGANAVINCHFDHDHVQVNDKTYLEIFAYGTVVQFIETTVGG from the coding sequence ATGGCATTTAATCAGCAAAAAGAAGATGATATGCGCATTAACGAAGTTATCATTTCAACAGGAAATGTAAATCGAAGCTACGCAGTCCGCGATGTAATTTTTGTAGCTGAAAAATTTGAAACAGATTTATTTGACGAAAACATCGATCCAAATGAATCCTTACAAGACATCATAATGATGTTGAAGAAAAAGGCTTTTTCATATGGCGCTAACGCCGTCATTAACTGTCATTTTGATCACGATCACGTTCAAGTAAACGATAAAACCTATCTCGAAATATTTGCCTATGGCACCGTCGTTCAATTCATTGAAACAACTGTCGGTGGTTAA
- a CDS encoding glycerophosphoryl diester phosphodiesterase membrane domain-containing protein, translating into MNTTIRASTKEFFAHWGSYILLILTMNLALQWLVVPAIRFLTEQLLTWGNIPYLTITNLFATLLHHPFVALGLIAIVILLLLALFWQFSFLLYGISLIKKEGSLKPVPLIKYSLKEIAQLPKSTFGYFLIYGFLILPFANFFFRSILTSKIKIPDFVLTFLITKRLFAILIFLFFLIMAYVGIRLLYFLPNLILQKMRPQEAFKASWNQTKGHSLKIFLRLLWLNVLTILLMLILILGLYLLQLRLDQLNDFWPFVGATLNLGIMEIATQLITLWAMVVFFQMILPAKILLPTLINTPNKSRFRNRIFAGIAIFIFTSGIILYNALFLTGALTTLPLTISHRGVDGNNGVQNTISAMAETMKAKPDYIEMDIHETKDHQFVVMHDENLKDLASIDKAPHELTLAQLTALTVKENGHQAKIASFDDYLQYANNHKQKLLIEIKTTPMDSPQLLDNFITRYEKDILKNHHRIHSLDYKIVTGLKEKAPKLFVSFILPYNFVYPNMTVDAYTMEQTTLDNNFIAKAHAENKQVYIWTVNESTDMDNLFFMNVDGIITDNLSLLNEEIHSFKDNPSYADRLLLYVNQLTTVNNPDN; encoded by the coding sequence GTGAATACTACAATTCGCGCCAGTACAAAAGAATTCTTTGCCCATTGGGGGAGTTATATTCTTTTAATTTTAACAATGAATTTAGCTCTGCAGTGGCTGGTTGTCCCTGCAATCCGTTTTCTAACCGAACAACTACTTACATGGGGAAATATTCCCTACCTCACTATTACGAACTTATTTGCAACACTTCTTCATCATCCCTTTGTCGCTTTGGGACTGATAGCAATTGTTATCCTTTTACTTTTAGCTTTATTTTGGCAATTTTCTTTTCTTTTATACGGCATTAGTCTAATAAAAAAAGAAGGTAGCTTAAAACCTGTTCCGTTAATCAAATATTCTTTAAAAGAAATTGCCCAACTTCCAAAATCCACGTTTGGCTATTTTCTAATTTATGGCTTTTTAATTTTGCCTTTTGCCAATTTCTTTTTTCGAAGTATCCTAACCAGTAAGATAAAAATTCCTGATTTTGTCTTAACTTTCCTGATTACCAAACGACTTTTTGCGATACTCATTTTTTTATTTTTTTTAATTATGGCTTACGTTGGAATTCGTCTCTTGTATTTTTTGCCGAATTTAATTTTACAAAAAATGCGGCCACAAGAAGCCTTTAAAGCCAGTTGGAACCAAACAAAAGGACATAGCTTAAAAATTTTTTTACGGCTACTTTGGTTGAATGTTTTAACGATTTTATTAATGCTAATACTTATTTTGGGTCTTTATCTTCTCCAATTACGTCTTGATCAACTAAATGACTTCTGGCCGTTTGTTGGCGCTACACTGAATTTGGGTATCATGGAAATTGCAACACAGCTCATCACACTTTGGGCCATGGTAGTCTTTTTTCAAATGATTTTACCGGCAAAAATATTGCTTCCCACCCTTATTAATACTCCAAACAAGAGTCGATTTCGTAATCGCATCTTCGCAGGAATCGCTATTTTTATCTTTACCAGTGGCATTATCTTGTATAATGCTTTGTTTTTAACAGGCGCATTAACTACGCTTCCGCTAACAATTTCTCACCGTGGAGTGGATGGAAACAACGGCGTCCAAAATACAATTTCTGCTATGGCAGAAACAATGAAAGCAAAACCAGATTATATTGAGATGGATATTCATGAAACAAAAGATCATCAATTTGTAGTAATGCATGATGAAAATTTAAAAGACTTGGCTAGTATAGATAAAGCTCCTCATGAATTGACTTTAGCTCAATTAACAGCTTTAACAGTCAAAGAAAATGGGCATCAGGCTAAAATAGCCAGCTTTGATGACTACTTACAATATGCCAATAATCACAAACAAAAATTATTAATTGAAATAAAAACAACCCCAATGGATTCACCCCAGTTACTGGATAATTTCATCACCCGTTATGAAAAAGACATTTTGAAAAATCATCATCGCATTCACTCTTTAGACTATAAAATCGTAACGGGCTTAAAAGAAAAAGCTCCGAAATTATTCGTTAGTTTTATTTTGCCTTATAATTTTGTTTATCCGAATATGACTGTCGATGCTTATACTATGGAACAGACAACGCTAGATAATAATTTTATTGCAAAAGCACATGCTGAAAACAAACAAGTCTACATTTGGACAGTAAATGAAAGTACTGATATGGACAATCTCTTTTTTATGAATGTCGATGGGATCATTACAGATAATCTCTCGCTGTTAAATGAAGAAATTCATTCCTTTAAAGACAATCCTTCTTATGCAGACCGACTCTTGCTTTATGTTAACCAATTAACTACTGTAAACAATCCAGATAATTAA
- a CDS encoding endonuclease MutS2 → MKNVLTETEFTKIRNLISQTAISDKGRESILNRKPATQINTVRSWLAETQEAMTILASGQHIPLMGLAQIGHLTQKVIKGQILEPSELTEYSDFLRSFQLIQKLLAKNAYQVPTLFAYSQQLGDFSEITKEITGMVNGTRLNSDSSRQLRKARNQVQKIEGEIETTLQKYLRNGTTQKYLQERLILKKGDRYTLPVKAEFQNKITGTIIERSNKGTTVFVEPSNVARLNEKLILAQAEEVAEVYQLLAYLTGLLAAAQEKIAYSLEIVVELDIIFARAKYSRSIDGVKIAVNDEEIVHLDNVTHPLLGKNAVPLSVSLGTDARGLIITGPNAGGKTVVLKTLALTCLLTAFGVLVHHGGNSNIAIFKEILIDIGDQQDMENALSTFSGHMQNIAEILRHSKRDTLVLLDEIGSGTEPNEGAALGIAIMEQMYQNGALVVATTHYGEIKDFALAHEDFKTAAMAFDAKTLTPKYQLIMNAVGNSNAFFIAEKMQLQKDVIDRSRQLLQQKDYASKKREFKNNSQGKPLRQKLPQFQKGDRVVAPENVTALFYKADGENGILYANKKFFSVPLRRLRLEMAADELYPLDYDVESLFHDFHEEKFKKDLARGSKKAHKKLRKMEKERREKL, encoded by the coding sequence ATGAAAAACGTATTAACCGAAACAGAATTTACTAAAATTCGTAATTTAATCAGTCAAACTGCTATTAGCGACAAAGGAAGAGAAAGCATTTTAAACAGAAAACCTGCCACGCAAATCAACACTGTTCGTAGCTGGTTAGCAGAAACACAAGAGGCCATGACCATTCTAGCCTCTGGTCAGCATATTCCGTTAATGGGTTTGGCTCAAATTGGTCATTTAACTCAAAAAGTTATAAAAGGTCAAATTTTAGAGCCTAGTGAATTAACGGAGTATAGCGATTTTCTACGTTCATTTCAGTTAATTCAAAAGCTTTTAGCCAAAAATGCCTATCAAGTCCCGACACTTTTTGCTTACAGTCAGCAGTTAGGGGATTTTTCTGAGATTACAAAAGAAATTACGGGGATGGTCAACGGTACCCGCTTAAATAGCGACAGCAGCCGCCAATTGCGTAAAGCCCGCAATCAAGTGCAAAAAATTGAAGGGGAAATTGAGACAACCTTACAAAAATATTTACGCAATGGCACTACGCAAAAATATTTGCAAGAACGCTTAATTTTGAAAAAAGGCGACCGTTACACTTTGCCAGTTAAAGCAGAATTTCAAAATAAAATTACCGGCACAATCATTGAGCGTTCCAACAAAGGGACGACAGTTTTTGTTGAACCTAGTAATGTTGCCCGTTTGAATGAAAAACTGATTTTGGCCCAAGCAGAAGAAGTCGCGGAAGTTTATCAACTTTTGGCATATTTAACTGGTTTATTGGCAGCAGCCCAAGAAAAAATCGCTTATAGTTTAGAAATTGTGGTAGAACTGGATATTATTTTTGCACGGGCGAAGTATTCTCGCAGTATTGATGGCGTGAAAATTGCCGTCAATGATGAAGAAATAGTGCACTTAGATAACGTCACTCATCCTTTATTAGGAAAAAATGCGGTGCCACTTTCTGTTTCCCTAGGAACAGATGCCAGAGGATTGATTATTACCGGTCCAAATGCAGGAGGAAAAACAGTTGTGCTAAAAACATTGGCATTAACGTGTCTCTTAACAGCTTTTGGCGTGTTGGTTCATCACGGTGGCAACAGTAACATCGCTATTTTTAAAGAGATTCTCATTGATATTGGCGATCAGCAAGATATGGAAAATGCTTTGAGTACATTTTCTGGTCACATGCAAAATATTGCTGAAATTTTACGCCATAGTAAACGTGATACGTTGGTTTTACTTGATGAAATTGGTAGCGGCACAGAACCCAATGAAGGTGCAGCCTTAGGGATAGCAATTATGGAGCAGATGTATCAAAATGGCGCATTGGTAGTCGCAACAACTCATTATGGTGAAATTAAAGATTTTGCTTTAGCCCATGAAGATTTTAAAACGGCTGCGATGGCTTTTGATGCCAAAACGTTAACGCCCAAATATCAGTTGATAATGAATGCAGTGGGAAATAGTAATGCCTTTTTTATTGCCGAAAAAATGCAACTGCAAAAAGATGTCATTGATCGTAGTCGCCAATTATTGCAGCAAAAAGATTATGCCAGCAAAAAACGGGAATTCAAAAACAATAGTCAAGGCAAACCATTACGGCAAAAATTACCCCAATTCCAAAAAGGCGATCGGGTTGTTGCACCAGAAAATGTGACTGCCTTGTTTTACAAAGCAGATGGTGAAAATGGCATTTTATATGCCAATAAAAAATTCTTTTCTGTGCCATTGCGACGTTTACGATTAGAAATGGCAGCAGATGAGCTCTATCCTCTTGATTACGATGTTGAAAGTTTATTTCACGATTTTCACGAAGAAAAATTTAAAAAAGATTTGGCCAGAGGTTCCAAAAAAGCGCATAAAAAGCTCCGTAAAATGGAAAAAGAGCGTCGAGAAAAGCTTTAG
- the jag gene encoding RNA-binding cell elongation regulator Jag/EloR has product MPIYEGATSGEAVVAGLTALGISKEEAVIEILDEGKKGFLGMGKKNARVLIEPSVAEEISEAVAETVEDVLVAEEKTPIVGSDEPTLVEEAAEMAPETGTEVLTDLEDEAALTQLALYLTNITNELNAPAFVKIARENGLIIFHLDTKKQGILIGKHGKMLNALQYLAQVFIHRVAKNKLSVVVNVGDYRQKRQAILQRLAERTAEKVKRTGRPVFLEPMPAFERKQIHSALSHDDSVKTHSEGDEPYRYLVVEPNKKYY; this is encoded by the coding sequence ATGCCGATTTATGAAGGAGCAACCAGTGGGGAAGCCGTTGTAGCCGGTTTAACTGCATTAGGAATTTCTAAAGAAGAAGCCGTTATTGAAATTTTAGATGAAGGCAAAAAAGGCTTTTTGGGAATGGGAAAGAAAAATGCCCGCGTTTTAATCGAACCTTCTGTCGCAGAAGAGATCAGTGAAGCCGTGGCAGAAACTGTGGAAGATGTCTTAGTTGCTGAAGAAAAAACACCAATCGTTGGAAGTGATGAACCAACTTTAGTAGAAGAAGCAGCTGAAATGGCACCTGAAACTGGCACAGAAGTTTTAACAGATTTAGAGGATGAAGCTGCTTTAACCCAATTAGCATTGTATTTAACGAATATTACCAATGAGTTGAATGCACCTGCTTTCGTTAAAATAGCACGAGAAAATGGCTTAATCATTTTCCATCTGGATACGAAAAAACAAGGTATTCTAATTGGCAAACACGGTAAAATGTTAAATGCGTTACAATATTTAGCACAAGTATTCATCCATCGTGTGGCTAAAAATAAACTTTCAGTCGTAGTCAATGTCGGTGATTACCGACAAAAACGTCAAGCTATTTTGCAACGGCTAGCAGAACGGACGGCAGAAAAAGTGAAACGAACTGGCCGCCCAGTTTTCTTAGAACCGATGCCCGCTTTTGAACGCAAACAAATTCATTCCGCTTTAAGCCATGATGATAGTGTAAAGACTCACTCAGAAGGCGACGAACCATATCGTTACTTAGTCGTAGAGCCGAATAAAAAATATTATTAA